Below is a genomic region from Nitrospira sp..
GGCTCGAACCGCACGGCGGTGCCGGCGGGAATCTGCAACCGAAACCCGAATGCCTGCGGACGGTCGAACGTGAGCGCGCGATTGACTTCAAAGAAATGGCAATGCGACCCGACCTGGATCGGCCGATCCGCTCGGTTGGCGACCGTCATTTCCTTCGTCATCCTGCCCTTCAGCGCATCGATCTCACCGGGTCCGAACAGTATCTCGCCGGGAATCACCGGCTTGGACAGCTCGGCCTTGATCGCGGCGGCCAGCGACTTCCCACTGTCCTTCCGGGCGGGCTTTGCGGTCTTCGTTGGTTTAGCGTGCTTCTTCGTCGCCATCGTGGTTCCTCCACCCGGTTACCGATAAGGATCGACTCGGGAGGCTCTTCACCTGATCGGGTTGTGAATGGTCACGAGCTTGGTGCCGTCCGGAAAGGTCCCCTCGACTTGAATCTCGTGGATCATTTCCGGCACTCCGGGCATGACGTCCTTGCGGGAAAGCAGGGTGGCACCGTAGGTCATGAGTTGCGAGACGGACTGGCCGTCTCGGATCCCTTCCAACACCGCGGAGGTGAGATAGGCGAGGGCTTCGGGATGGTTGAGCTTCAAGCCGCGTTGCATACGATCGGCCGCCAGCTGCGCGGCCGTGTAGATCAACAGCTTTTCCTGTTCCCGGGGAGTCAGATGCATGAGGCCTCCTCTCAAGGATTGACGGGAAAGGGCCACCCAGGCGCACAGAGGGCGTAGAATTCGTTCCGGCCGTAACGCAGAGAATCCCCGCTTGGCCGGCGCGCGTCCCAATTGTAGCCCACTAGGTATAATCATCGTATCTGTCAGATTTGACAGTGTCGTTTCAGGAGGCATGGATGCTAGAACCTATCTCACAATGGGTGTTCCGGTCAGAACTGGTCATGCCCGCGAAAGCGGGCATCCAGAATGACCTGAAAAGACTGGATTCCCGCCTGCGCGGGAATGACGACCACAGATTCCATCCCATCATGAATGAAATTTGAGATAGGTTCTAGTCTGGCCCGCCACACCTGTCAAGCTTCACGATTCCGACTTGAGAAGGGAGGTCATCGTGACGCACTCGGCCTGGCCAGATCACTTGCAGGACCATCCCGTGCTGGAATTTCTCGAGTGGGTCTTGCGGGGCATCGGATTTTTCCGGTCCCCGCCCGGAGTACACCGAGCTTACCTGGTTCCATGGAGCTGCCATGGAAATCTCCGAGATCTTTTTCCAGGACAACTGGGTGACGGGGGTCGTCATTCTGGTCGGGATTGCCGTCAACACCAGAATCGGCGCCATGATGGCTTTGATGGGATCCACGCTGGCGGTGGCGGCTGCGATGTTCTACTGAGCGCACGACAGCGCGATCCGCGACGGACTATTCGGCTCTAACGCCGCGCTTACCGCCATGGCGCTGGGAGGCCTCTTCTACGTCCCGAACGTCTACAGCGTGATGTATGCCATCGTCGTGCCCTCGCAAGTCGTGTATCCTCCCGTGTCCTCATACAGCTCACCCCGCACACGAAAGCCTATCGCTGGGTGAAATCGTGTATTACACAGGCGGCGACGCCGTTCCATCGCACGTTTATCCCCGAACTGATCGTGCTGCTGTTTGCCTGATTGGAATAGTCTGCTTCGATGACGGCCGACGTGGGCTCGGCTATTTGCCAGCTGAAATAGCCGCCCGCCAATACCTGGCCCCCCTCGACGTTCAGGTCGGGCCCGACCGGTTGCCGGCCAGACCATAGAACGTCAGGTTGAGGCCCTCCGACGCATTGATCCTCAATGCGGATTCCACCAGCGGATCGCGCTGCGAATCGGCTCGGACCGAGTTGATGTAGCCGATCACGCCGATTGCCCACGTGATCTGCGTATTCATGTCATAGGTGGCGCGCAGGCCGCGTGCCGTGAACGACTGTCCCCATCCGAACAGCTAGGATCTGGAATAGTTCGCATTGTGTGGGCTCTCGAGCATCTCGTAGCCGATCACACTGTTGATCTGCCCCGTCTGGATGTTCGGCCCGATCCCCACCGGCGCAAGATACTGGACGTACCATTCGCGAAAATCCGCCCACTGGCTCAGATTGGTTCCTCCGTGGAGAAGGATCAACAGGAGGAGGGTTCGAGAGCGGCACGACCTCATTCAACGCCACGGTCCATCATCCCGTGACTGCGCCGGTTGTGCATCTTGCGCCTTGGGGATGTTACGGCACCTGCTTCAAGACGGCCCTTGCATCGTAGAAATCCGGCGCTGGCGCGGGCAGCTCGCCTTTGAACATCGTGACCGTCATGGAAGTCCGACGGGAGAGCATGAGCACATCGAACCGTTGGCTGAGATGAAAGTAGTCGTAGCCTTCGCGGAGCGTCAGTTCCGCGCAGCGACGTGTGAGATAGCGATCAAGTTGCTCCTGGGAAGTGAATGCGCTGACCCGATATTCCACACGATAGACGTCTTCCTTCACTTGCTCGACCTCGGCTTCCTTCGCCTCAGCCAACGGCGTATACAGCTTTGTCGCGCAGGCCGACAACGAGAGCAGCGTGAGCAGCGCGCACAAACGCTTCAGTCCGACCCAGGCCCCACCGTCCACCGCACAGATTTTCATGACGTTGCCTTCAAGGTACGGTTCGAGAGTCTCCCGACGGACGTTCGTCGAAGAATAGTAGCGTTCGCGCTAGGGGAGATCAACTAGGCCGGAGATGGAATGTCGGGCATGGGCCATCTCGAACCGTCGCGAGCTGCAGAGAGGAGGGACACATTGCTCACCCGGTCAAGGATGGATGGCCGAGCGAATCAGACGTGCCCCG
It encodes:
- a CDS encoding urease subunit beta, with protein sequence MATKKHAKPTKTAKPARKDSGKSLAAAIKAELSKPVIPGEILFGPGEIDALKGRMTKEMTVANRADRPIQVGSHCHFFEVNRALTFDRPQAFGFRLQIPAGTAVRFEPGEEKRVTLVALAGKRMGYGINGLTNGSLDDPQVKATALARATEQGFIAKR
- a CDS encoding urease subunit gamma — protein: MHLTPREQEKLLIYTAAQLAADRMQRGLKLNHPEALAYLTSAVLEGIRDGQSVSQLMTYGATLLSRKDVMPGVPEMIHEIQVEGTFPDGTKLVTIHNPIR
- a CDS encoding outer membrane beta-barrel protein, with protein sequence MRSCRSRTLLLLILLHGGTNLSQWADFREWYVQYLAPVGIGPNIQTGQINSVIGYEMLESPHNANYSRS